One Roseimicrobium gellanilyticum genomic window carries:
- a CDS encoding Gfo/Idh/MocA family protein, which produces MRHHLSQSPASRIPSRRGFLKTAAAAIGAPFILPSGSFSKPLNSTLQVAVIGADGMGYSDMTNIGSHEKVKFVGFCDIDSSRFAKADKAFPGVAHFADYMEMYSKLGDGLDAVCVATPDHSHARASIEAMKRGKHVYCQKPLAHTVWECRQMKLWAEKSGVITQMGNQIHSDIAYRLGVRLLREGAIGKIKEVHSWVSVDGRERTSFDDRPPKSLESTPPANVNWDLWIGPAPMRPYVSDAYHPFVWRDWQDFGTGALGDFACHILDPIFTALELTAPTTIRAEHSGTNKEVWPGPERVYYTFPGTDFTAGKTIAVTWYDGKLQPPKELAQMPDNLSLPKAGSLIIGEGGNMILPHVAGPRMYPQEKFQTFAYPKDVVGLNHRHVWVDAIFEGKKTSDGFHYAAPLSETVQLGNVAARFPGETLEWDAAQMKISRGAVDSTPAQAMLTREYRKGFEVTPV; this is translated from the coding sequence CTGCGGCTGCCGCCATCGGTGCGCCGTTCATTCTGCCCAGTGGATCCTTTTCCAAGCCGTTGAACTCCACCCTGCAGGTCGCCGTGATTGGCGCGGATGGCATGGGCTACAGCGACATGACGAACATTGGCTCGCATGAGAAGGTGAAGTTCGTGGGCTTCTGCGACATCGACAGCAGTCGCTTCGCGAAGGCGGACAAGGCCTTCCCCGGCGTGGCGCATTTCGCCGACTACATGGAAATGTACAGCAAGCTGGGTGACGGTCTGGATGCCGTGTGCGTGGCCACGCCGGACCATTCCCATGCGCGTGCCAGCATCGAGGCCATGAAGCGTGGCAAGCATGTGTACTGCCAGAAGCCGCTCGCCCACACCGTGTGGGAGTGCCGTCAGATGAAGCTCTGGGCGGAGAAGAGCGGCGTCATCACCCAGATGGGAAATCAGATCCACTCAGACATCGCCTACCGCCTGGGTGTGCGTCTGCTGCGTGAGGGAGCGATCGGCAAGATCAAGGAAGTGCACTCGTGGGTGAGTGTGGATGGCCGCGAGCGAACCAGCTTCGACGACCGCCCGCCGAAGAGCCTGGAGTCCACCCCGCCCGCCAATGTGAATTGGGATCTGTGGATTGGGCCCGCACCCATGCGCCCGTATGTGTCCGATGCGTACCATCCCTTCGTGTGGCGTGACTGGCAGGACTTCGGCACAGGCGCGCTCGGCGATTTCGCCTGCCACATTTTGGATCCCATCTTCACCGCGCTGGAGCTGACTGCGCCCACCACGATTCGCGCCGAGCATTCCGGCACGAACAAGGAAGTGTGGCCTGGTCCTGAGAGGGTGTACTACACCTTCCCCGGGACGGACTTCACCGCGGGCAAGACGATTGCCGTGACCTGGTATGACGGCAAGCTGCAGCCGCCGAAGGAACTCGCGCAGATGCCGGACAATCTCAGCCTGCCCAAGGCGGGCTCCCTCATCATCGGTGAAGGCGGCAATATGATCCTGCCGCACGTGGCCGGACCGCGCATGTATCCACAGGAGAAGTTCCAGACCTTCGCTTACCCCAAGGACGTGGTGGGTCTCAATCACCGTCACGTCTGGGTGGATGCCATCTTCGAAGGCAAGAAGACCAGCGATGGTTTCCACTATGCGGCTCCGCTCTCAGAGACGGTGCAGCTCGGCAACGTCGCTGCTCGCTTCCCGGGTGAGACGCTGGAGTGGGATGCGGCCCAGATGAAGATCAGCCGTGGTGCCGTTGATAGCACCCCTGCGCAGGCCATGCTCACCCGTGAGTACCGCAAGGGATTTGAAGTCACGCCTGTGTGA